One Burkholderia sp. WP9 genomic window, CGAAATGCCGGTGATGACGCGCGGCCGGATCCGCAATTCCGGCTGCACCACGTCCCAGAAACCCGCCTGCCACCAACAGCGATTGCCACCGCCGGCGAATACGACCTGATCGAACATCCTGATTTTTCCTCTTATGCGGCGCTCTGCCCGTTTTAGTCGAGTAGTGCGTAGGTCGTGGTGGCGTGGACGGCCATATTGCCGGCTTCGTCGAACAATTCGACCTCACCAAACACGAGGTTGCGGCCCATGCGCAGCACTCGCGCGGTGATCAGCACGTCGCCCTTGCGCACCGCGCGCATGAAATTGATATTGAGCGAGACCGTACTCATCGGCTTGAAACCGCCGAGCGCGGCCGAAATGGCGACGATCATGGCCGTGTCCGCCGCGGCCATGAAGACCTGGCCGCAGATCACGCCACCCGCGTGACGCAGCCCGCCCGAAAACGGCAGGCGCAGCGTGGCGCTTTCTTCATCGACCTTGACCGGCGTCAGCGTAAGCGCGCGGACCCACGGCGCGAGGATGCGGTCGAGTAATTCGATAATCTCTTTGTCATCCATGGCAAGCCCCAGGTCGAAAGCCGCGCGATGCTGCGTGCGGCAAAGTGTCCGCGACATGATACCGGGACGATATAGACAACGCTTTTTTCACGACAGCGAGTCCATTGAGGAATGCCTCGGGACCGTCGATGCAAATTTTTTTAAGAAATCTGCTAAAGGGGCTTGGCAAGCCCGAAAAATTTCTGCATAATTTCGCTTCTGTTGGGGGCGTTAGCTCAGTTGGTAGAGCAGCGGACTCTTAATCCGTAGGTCGAGTGTTCGAGTCACTCACGCCCCACCAAGATTCAAAGCAAAAAGCCCGGTCCTTGCGACCGGGCTTTTTGCTTTTCGGGTTCATGTGGGCACGGTGTGGGCATTAGGGGTGAACATCGATCCATGCGATTAGCGCGCCCAAGTCCGCGCGTCTGGCTCCACAGAAATCTAACTTCGAACGACAGTCAGCTATCGATCAAACACGGGCACGGTTGCATCGGCGACGAAACCATCGTCAGTACACTGCTCATCTGACTCTTGAACGGATCTCCATCAGGCGATAGGCGCAATAAGCCAAGTTGGCCAATTGCCAGGTACCGTCGAGCGGTGATAGCAATCAGCGACAGAGTATCGCGTAATGCGATGGCCAATCTCGCCCCACGGGACGCTGCAAATTCAGCATCATGCCAAGCCCGACATCGCCGTACTTGAGATGAGCGCAGCGCCGCAGGATGTCTTGTGGCCGTCAAACGCCACTGCGCGCCCGTCGACCCGGACTGTTTCGTCGCCTTCGATAATGACGCAGTTGTTGTGCCCCGACTTTGGACATGTGCACTTGTCGCCCACGCACGCAACGGCTCGCCCCATGACGGTCGAACCGTCCCGACCAGTGACTACCTTACCGCCATGGCTCGTAGAGTCGCCAACTCGGATCACCCCTCGCAAGACTGCCCCCTTCGAAAACATTGCATACCCATAAACGCATCTCTGCGGCTCCATCTGCGCTAGAGAGTGCATACCCCGCCCGTCCATCCCAGCGCCCAATCGATGGCAGCGCTAAGTGCGTAGATGAGAAGGACGGCGATCGCAAAACTCAACAGCGTTGGTCTGAAACGCGTGAATCTTGCGACCACAAACACCGTAAGCAAATAGGCAGCGAGCGGCAATAGAACGGTTCCAGGCTCGTGGGTCAGTTCCATGACAGGATCCACAAGACCTAAGATCAAAGTCCAGAAGATCGTTCCAAAGAAGCTGCGACAGTAGATCGTCGAGCCGCCGGCTATCGCAACGAGCATAAGGACTGCGCCGAGCGCGGCAAGCCCCGCAAATCGGGTCCAAAACGGCGCGAGAGAGTTCGCCGAAGGGGAGTCCGGTTGTTTCGTGGCCTGATTGTCCAAGGTTTCACTCATAGTCAATTAAACGGTTTCTCGTCAGTCGCAAGATTGCGCTTTTTGTCGAGGTCATCTGGGGGAGTAATCAGAACCAATTCTGCATTTCCCCTCGCATCCCGCATGACAGCAGCACTTGCCTTCCCATCCTGGAAGCCGGCAATGAGTGACAGCGCAAGCTGCACGGCTCCTGAGGTGACCCCAGTGTTGCCGAGTCGGTAGCCAACGTCGTAGCCCTCCTTCACGTCACCCGTTGATGGAGCTTCGGGTTCTGTGCCCAGAGCCTGGGTAAGTGGGATCACAGATTCCCTGTTTCCAGTCGTATCGAAAAGGACCCGTGCGGGTCTCACCACGGAGTTACCTGTCCCGACCATCCGCTGCCAACCCTCCCGAAGCGCGGCCGCCTGCGCTTGCTCCCGCAAGGGGGCGCCATGCTTATCGGCCAAGTGCACCTGCACTGGCCTTTCAAGGTATCCAACGACGGGCGCTTCGTCATACTCCTTCAATTGCCACTCCGTCCATCGGACAGGAGTCCAGGGGGTGGGCTGGTACTCGCCGGGTCCTTTGTTCTGTGTCTGTTTCCAAAGCTCGGGCACCCGCGCGCGCCACCACTCAGAGGTCATCGTGCCTGGCGTAGAAGGTGCGTTCACTCCATGTGCGGCCGCCTCGGCCCCATAGTGCTTGTCGAACGCTTGAGTATCGTCCCAGTAAAAGTTCCACAGCTTGACAGCGTCAAACTGGACTTCACGAGTATCAATGCTTCCTGGCTCTTTAACAGCGAATGGCCTCAGACGATCAACCCGGTCCGGGCACGTCACGAAAAGCGCGACATTGCTATCGAATACAGCGGGAACCACCGCCGTGTCCGGCAGTAGACCAGAGCCAGGCTTTCCGAGCAGTTTTCGGGTAACCATACCGTCACGCGCGAAGACGATCGCAGCGGGCGCGTCCGGGTTTTCGTCGAAGAATCTGAAAACGTCGGCCAGCGATAGACCCGCGCCATCAACGGCCTGCTGGGTCATAAACAGGTGGAACGGCAAACTTCCAGCCTGGCGAGCCTCGGCGATTGAAAACGCGGCTCCATTCTCGCTTTCCGGATCTTTTGCTGGGCCGTAGGCGAAAACCGGTAAGGGCGTGTAGTCGACAGCGCGTCCCGCACCTAGCTTGAGAGCAAGTCCACTACGCATCGTAGACAAGGATGACTTGTTGGTCCAGGTTGCCGGATAGTCAGATGCTTTACTGGAAAAGATAGATGCATGGGTCTCCGCCTTAGCAGCGAGATGCTCAAGAATTTCGGAGCCGGTTAGCGTGTCCACTGTGATTCCAACACCACGCACCTGCAATCGGGTGACGGGTTTGCCATATTCCGCCGATGCATCCACAAGTTGCGGCACAGGAGCGGTCGTTCTGGGAGCCGCTTTGGCCGAGCGCGCGCCTCCCCACAACCAGGCGCACATTGCAACTCCGATTAAGATGAGGATGACTACAGAGATTTTTACTGCCGATGCCATCGCCAAGGTATCCCCCAAAATTCGTATGATCGGTTGACTTGTTGCGTAAAGGAGGGCTGCAGCGACGACAACCAAGCCGGTGATCGTAAAAACCGCTTCGAGTTTTCTAGGGCGATCATCGTGGCAAACCATTGAAATTCCAGTTTATTGGAGGCATCACCGGCTTTTCCGGGTTACTTCGTTGATTGGTCGTCTCACTTACCACGAGACTTGGCAGACTCGCTGTGGCCACCGAATCAGGGAGCGTTCCAGACGAGTAGTAGCTACATGCCGCAACCACGAGTTCACTACCCTCTTTCATCTCCTTGAATTTCGGAAGGTTCTTGATCGTACTTAGCGGAGTCTTCCAGTCCGCGATCGCCAACCACAGAGTCTGCCAATCCTTGTTATCCAACGTTTTTGCCTGTCCGATAGCGACGTCCATAGACGTTCCCCATCGCTGATTCCATGGGTCTCGAAGTATGGCGGAATGGTACGAGTTCTCGGAAAGCACCTTGGTTGGGTCACCATTCTTTTTCGTCAATGACTCGGGATCCTGAGACATGCGTGCCCTTGCCTCGTTTGGGGTTTCCTCACGCCACGCAGTGGTAGTCCCAAATCCAACACTCTGAAACTGGACTTCACGGGTCTGGTCGTCGAGGCTCTTCCCAGCATTAAATTGGGCTTTGAGGCTGTCAACCGTCGAATCAGAAGTTATTGGAATCTGCTTCCACTGTAGTGATGCGTATGAATTGCCCAGCGCGAGATCCTGGCTGACGGCATCCGGAGCCTCCATCCCAGAACCGACCTTCGCTTCCTCGCCATGCAGCCGTGGTACGAAGGCAGGTTTAAGTTCATCGCCATTAATGTTCCGCTTCCCGATGTCAGGGATGTCCGTGACCTTGGGAGGTGAACCAACGAGGATAGGTTTGGCCACGTTGTCGGAGAGTGCCCATACGCGCTGACGGAAATTAAACTGCGCGAGCGTGTTCATGGCCGAATACGTATTGCTCGCGCGCTGGGGGCGAGTATGGTTTCCGTCCCAGAAATACTCTTCACCGTCTAGCGTATCGGGAATACCAAACTTTCCTACCCCGAGCACGTTGGGCAACCCTACTGTCCCGTCGGACGGACAGAAGTAAAGATATACGCGCCCCCGATTGTCGCGTTCGTCGAACGTTATCGGTTTTTTATTCAAATCCAGACGCTTCCCCGCTTTCGGGCTCCAATCGTGTCCAGCACGGCCGCCAGACTTCCCATTCGTATAGACCAGTTCGCTGAGATCGGGCAGCTTATAGGGCGCTTTGGTGCACTCGGATACGATGTTGACCAACGTTTGAAGCTTTGCCTGAACCGTCTGTATGGGCGCATCTGGCTGTGCGATGCTGTTCATCCAGTGGCGGTCCTCGTTGAACGAGTAGGGGCTATCGACGAGAATCAGACAATCGGCGTAGCGCTTTCCTTCATCGTGCAACATTGCCTGTGCAAGGAGCGTGATCATCGTACCCTGACTGTGCGCCATGACAGTAATGGTCTCGTCCGGCGCGACGGAACGGATCGCTGAAATCAGCATGGCCATCCGTTTCGCCGCAAGGACCTGATAGAGGCGATTAGGACTCGATCCAGAATACTGATAGTTGCTCATCGCGGTCTCAAGTATCCGGCGACTCGCCCAGCTTGACTTCCAGCCAGCACCGAACATATCGGGCAAATTGGCCGTCGCGTTATTGAACATGCCTCCAGCTTTGGCGAAGTGAGCGTCCAGACGATTGCCTCTCACGTCCTGATACTGCGTCCTCAGCCTTTCCGGTTGATTGGACTTGCCTTTGAGGATTTCTTTATCGGTTGCCCGGTAGCCCCAGTAAAAAGGAATGAAAACGGAGTGGGCGGCTGAACCGTCGCGTGAGTACAGGAAAGTATCCGGGTCGCTGAGCGCGTCGATCTGAGAGCCGGTCTTGCCTTTTGCTTTATCGGCCTGTGCCTGCTTATACATGGCACCGTAAGTACCTTTGTTCAGGTCCGCGCGGCTCAGACGATCGTTAAGGCCCTGACAAAGACCTTCTTCGACCGTCTCGTAATTGGCACCAGGATCATTGACCCCGTGCGAAAAGATCACGATACCCGGCAGGTCATTAGGGCGTGGAACTTGACGATCATTGGTCCGACCGGGCAACGTTGTGGCCACCCCCGAGCCGATCACGCTATGGCTTTTAGTATTTTCGGTCATTGTGCTTCTCGTCTAGAGGTCCGGTTGCAGAATATCGACCTTCAGAAACCTCATAGCGTCGTCTTTCAGGGTTTCCGTAAGCCCATTTGCGTCGGTAACCCCTTCAATTACCCGTCCATCGTCCGTTGTAATGCGGTACGCCTGGTTTACGGCTGGCAGCGGCGCGTCAGGCGTATCACCGGTAAAGTGCAAGCGGAAGCGCTGATCCGTCGGCTTGCTATTAAATGCGGTTTTCGGCGCGCTTTCCGTTGACGGACCGCCCCACTTGTGAGAAGCCGAGAGCAGGCTGATGTCCCCGTTGGTCCCGACTGTCACGCCGCCGCCGATCTTGATGTAGCTACCA contains:
- a CDS encoding DUF3274 domain-containing protein; this translates as MTENTKSHSVIGSGVATTLPGRTNDRQVPRPNDLPGIVIFSHGVNDPGANYETVEEGLCQGLNDRLSRADLNKGTYGAMYKQAQADKAKGKTGSQIDALSDPDTFLYSRDGSAAHSVFIPFYWGYRATDKEILKGKSNQPERLRTQYQDVRGNRLDAHFAKAGGMFNNATANLPDMFGAGWKSSWASRRILETAMSNYQYSGSSPNRLYQVLAAKRMAMLISAIRSVAPDETITVMAHSQGTMITLLAQAMLHDEGKRYADCLILVDSPYSFNEDRHWMNSIAQPDAPIQTVQAKLQTLVNIVSECTKAPYKLPDLSELVYTNGKSGGRAGHDWSPKAGKRLDLNKKPITFDERDNRGRVYLYFCPSDGTVGLPNVLGVGKFGIPDTLDGEEYFWDGNHTRPQRASNTYSAMNTLAQFNFRQRVWALSDNVAKPILVGSPPKVTDIPDIGKRNINGDELKPAFVPRLHGEEAKVGSGMEAPDAVSQDLALGNSYASLQWKQIPITSDSTVDSLKAQFNAGKSLDDQTREVQFQSVGFGTTTAWREETPNEARARMSQDPESLTKKNGDPTKVLSENSYHSAILRDPWNQRWGTSMDVAIGQAKTLDNKDWQTLWLAIADWKTPLSTIKNLPKFKEMKEGSELVVAACSYYSSGTLPDSVATASLPSLVVSETTNQRSNPEKPVMPPINWNFNGLPR
- a CDS encoding PAAR domain-containing protein, with protein sequence MRGVIRVGDSTSHGGKVVTGRDGSTVMGRAVACVGDKCTCPKSGHNNCVIIEGDETVRVDGRAVAFDGHKTSCGAALISSTAMSGLA
- a CDS encoding PaaI family thioesterase, whose amino-acid sequence is MDDKEIIELLDRILAPWVRALTLTPVKVDEESATLRLPFSGGLRHAGGVICGQVFMAAADTAMIVAISAALGGFKPMSTVSLNINFMRAVRKGDVLITARVLRMGRNLVFGEVELFDEAGNMAVHATTTYALLD
- a CDS encoding DUF2875 family protein, whose amino-acid sequence is MVCHDDRPRKLEAVFTITGLVVVAAALLYATSQPIIRILGDTLAMASAVKISVVILILIGVAMCAWLWGGARSAKAAPRTTAPVPQLVDASAEYGKPVTRLQVRGVGITVDTLTGSEILEHLAAKAETHASIFSSKASDYPATWTNKSSLSTMRSGLALKLGAGRAVDYTPLPVFAYGPAKDPESENGAAFSIAEARQAGSLPFHLFMTQQAVDGAGLSLADVFRFFDENPDAPAAIVFARDGMVTRKLLGKPGSGLLPDTAVVPAVFDSNVALFVTCPDRVDRLRPFAVKEPGSIDTREVQFDAVKLWNFYWDDTQAFDKHYGAEAAAHGVNAPSTPGTMTSEWWRARVPELWKQTQNKGPGEYQPTPWTPVRWTEWQLKEYDEAPVVGYLERPVQVHLADKHGAPLREQAQAAALREGWQRMVGTGNSVVRPARVLFDTTGNRESVIPLTQALGTEPEAPSTGDVKEGYDVGYRLGNTGVTSGAVQLALSLIAGFQDGKASAAVMRDARGNAELVLITPPDDLDKKRNLATDEKPFN